A single genomic interval of Camelina sativa cultivar DH55 chromosome 11, Cs, whole genome shotgun sequence harbors:
- the LOC104723967 gene encoding extensin-2-like, with the protein MKSSRMMGRVHCMVYVVVLSAIAATVTSYPYSSPQTPQYNSPVNKPPHSPKKYSPYYSASPPSPQQYKRQGPNYTPHPKPYVYTSPPPPPYYSPSPKLDYKSPPLPYVYSSPPPPYYSPSPKIDYKSPPPPYVYSSPPPPYYSYSPQVDYKSPPPPYVYSSPPPPYYSPSPKVEYKFPPPPYVYSSPPPPYYSPSPKVNFKSPPPPHVYSSPPPPYYSLSPKVDYKSPPPPYVYSSPPPPYYSPSPKVDYKSPPPPYVYSSPPPPYYSPSPKVDYKSPPPPYVYSSPPPPYYSPSPKIDYKSPPPPYVYSSRPPPYYSPSFKVDYKSPKIDYNSPPPPPYYSPSPKASYKSPPPPYVSKTPYY; encoded by the coding sequence ATGAAATCCTCAAGAATGATGGGGCGAGTTCATTGCATGGTTTATGTCGTGGTCTTGAGTGCCATCGCGGCTACAGTCACATCATATCCTTACTCCTCCCCTCAAACCCCGCAATACAATTCACCGGTCAACAAACCACCTCACTCACCTAAAAAGTATTCCCCATACTATTCGGCATCACCACCATCTCCACAACAATACAAAAGACAAGGCCCTAACTATACGCCACATCCAAAACCATATGTTTACacctctccaccaccaccaccttatTATTCTCCTTCTCCTAAATTAGACTATAAATCTCCACCACtgccatacgtctacagctccccaccaccaccatattactctccttctcctaagaTAGATTACAAATCTCCACCACcgccatacgtctacagctccccaccaccaccttaTTACTCTTATTCTCCTCAGGTAGATTACAAATCTCCACCACcgccatacgtctacagctccccaccaccaccttattactctccttctcctaaggtAGAGTACAAgtttccaccaccaccatacgtctacagctccccGCCACCACCATATTATTCTCCTTCTCCAAAGGTGAACTTCAAGTCTCCACCACCGCCACACGTGTACAGCTCCCCCCCACCACCATATTACTCTCTTTCtcctaaggtagactacaagtctccaccaccgccatacgtctacagctccccaccaccaccatattactctccttctcctaaggtagactacaagtctccaccacccccatacgtctacagctccccaccaccaccatattactctccttctcctaaggtagactacaagtctccaccaccgccatacgtctacagctccccaccaccaccatattactctccttctcctaagatagattacaagtctccaccaccgccatacgtctacagctcccGGCCACCACCTTATTACTCTCCTTCTTttaaggtagactacaagtctcctaAGATAGACTACAATTCTCCACCACCTCCACCGTACTATTCTCCTTCTCCGAAAGCCAGCTACaagtcaccaccaccaccatatgtctCCAAGACACCctattattga
- the LOC104728180 gene encoding protein ENHANCED DISEASE RESISTANCE 2: MTSPGSKKVVTGEGSEKNVSGNLGKVSFSGDLNDSGSSSRSSGGEGGTFECSGWVYHLGVNKIGHEYCNLRFLFIRGKYVEMYKRDPHENPEIKPIRRGVIGPTMMVEELGRRKVNHGDVYVIRFYNRLDESKKGEIACATAGEALKWVEAFEEAKQQAEYALSRGGSTRTKLSMEANINLEGHRPRVRRYAYGLKKLIRIGQGPETLLRQSSTLVNDVRGDGFYEGGDNGDAIEAYQWKCVRTINGVRIFEDVANFKAGRGVLVKAVAVVEASADSVFEVLLNIDKQQRYEWDAVTGDSEKIDSYEGHYDVIYCVYDPKYLSRWQSKRDFIFSRQWVRGQDGTYTILQFPAVHKKRPPKSGYKRTDITPSTWEIRSLKKRSDAETPSCLVTHMLEIHSKRWCKWKRTSYSKFEKTIPYALLLQVAGLKEYIGANPAFKYETSATVIQSKLPDVSNGEYVDEELEEQFYDATDSSSDEEESDEDDDEQDNKEIKVKLKNVSWAIASLSLKRPKAPGASNVLDTSADPVSIDPSQFQGSLRKGNGDKDSNCWNSPSGMGFMIRGKTYLNDNAKVMGGEPLLTLVSVDWFKVDKAEDNIALHPKCLVQSDPGKKLPFILVINLQVPAKPNYCLVLYYAADRPVSKSSSLGKFVDGSDSYRDARFKLIPSIVQGYWMVKRAVGTKACLLGKAVTCKVL, encoded by the exons ATGACATCGCCTGGATCGAAGAAGGTTGTTACCGGCGAAGGATCAGAGAAGAATGTTTCCGGGAACCTCGGAAAAGTTAGCTTCTCCGGAGATCTTAATGATAGTGGAAGCAGTAGCCGTAGCAGCGGCGGAGAAGGAGGAACCTTCGAATGCTCAGGATGGGTGTATCATTTGGGTGTGAATAAGATCGGGCATGAGTACTGTAATCTCCGTTTCCTTTTCATTAGAGGCAAATACGTCGAGATGTATAAAAGAGATCCTCACGAGAATCCAGAAATT AAACCTATAAGGCGTGGTGTCATAGGGCCTACAATGATGGTTGAAGAGCTTGGACGTCGCAAAGTTAATCATGGG GATGTCTACGTCATAAGGTTCTATAACCGGTTGGACGAGTCAAAAAAAGGAGAA ATTGCTTGTGCTACCGCTGGAGAAGCCTTGAAATGGGTTGAGGCTTTTGAGGAAGCAAAACAGCAG GCTGAATATGCACTATCGAGAGGCGGCAGCACAAGAACAAAGTTAAGCATGGAGGCCAA CATCAATCTGGAAGGACATCGACCTAGAGTAAGGCGTTATGCTTATGGGTTAAAAAAGCTTATCCGAATTGGGCAAG GTCCAGAGACTCTTTTGAGGCAATCCTCTACCTTGGTTAATGATGTCAGAGGTGATGGTTTCTACGAGGGTGGTGACAATGGAGATGCAATCGAGGCATATCAGTGGAAATGTGTACGTACAATCAATG GTGTTAGGATTTTTGAAGATGTGGCTAACTTCAAG GCTGGTCGAGGAGTTCTTGTGAAAGCAGTTGCTGTAGTTGAAGCTAGTGCAGATTCTGTGTTCGAAGTGCTTTTGAATATTGACAAACAACAAAGATACGA GTGGGATGCAGTAACAGGTGATTCAGAAAAGATAGACTCATACGAGGGCCACTATGATGTTATTTACTGCGTATACGATCCTAAATATCTTTCGCG ATGGCAATCGAAAAGGGACTTTATCTTCTCTAGACAGTGGGTTCGCGGGCAAGATGGAACATATA CAATCTTACAGTTTCCAGCAGTGCATAAGAAACGGCCTCCAAAGTCTGGATATAAACGTACAGATATTACAC CATCCACTTGGGAAATCAGAAGCTTGAAAAAGCGCAGCGATGCAGAAACTCCAAGTTGTCTTGTAACACATATGCTAGAAATCCACTCTAAACGTTGGTGCAAATGGAAGAGAACGAGCTACTCAAAGTTTGAAAAGACTATTCCATATGCATTACTCCTCCAAGTAGCAG GTCTGAAGGAGTACATTGGAGCAAACCCAGCCTTCAAGTATGAAACTTCTGCCACGGTTATACAGTCCAAGTTACCAGATGTCTCCAATGGTGAATATGTAGATGAGGAACTGGAGGAGCAGTTTTATGATGCCACAGACTCATCATCTGATGAAGAGGAAagcgatgaagatgatgacgagCAGGACAATAAG GAGATAAAAGTAAAACTGAAGAATGTTTCATGGGCAATCGCTAGTTTATCTTTGAAGCGGCCTAAAG CTCCAGGTGCAAGTAATGTATTAGATACTAGTGCTGATCCTGTGAGTATCGATCCAAGTCAGTTCCAAGGATCCCTGCGCAAAGGAAATGGTGATAAGGACTCAAATTGCTGGAACTCTCCTAGTGGCATGGGGTTTATGATCAGGGGAAAGACCTACCTAAACGATAATGCAAAG GTGATGGGCGGGGAGCCCCTTCTGACACTTGTATCCGTGGACTG GTTCAAAGTTGATAAAGCTGAAGACAACATCGCCCTGCATCCAAAATGTCTTGTCCAG TCAGACCCTGGGAAAAAGCTGCCATTCATCCTAGTCATCAATCTTCAG GTACCAGCAAAGCCTAACTATTGTCTGGTACTCTACTATGCTGCGGATCGACCTGTAAGCAAGTCTTCATCCCTGGGAAAATTTGTGGATGGGAGTGACAGTTACCGCGACGCAAGATTTAAGCTAATTCCAAGTATTGTTCAG GGATATTGGATGGTTAAGCGTGCTGTTGGAACAAAAGCCTGCTTGCTCGGTAAAGCTGTAACCTGCAA AGTGCTTTAA